The sequence CCAGGGCGATGAGGGCAGGAAGCTCTTCGACAACATCACCCTCCGCCTCGCACCGGGGGAGCGGCTCGGCCTGGTGGGCGTCAACGGCGCCGGCAAGACCACCCTCCTGAAGCTGCTCAACGGCGAGATCACGCCCGACGCCGGCCGGCTGAAGCGGGGAAAGACCGTGGTCACCGCGGTCCTCACCCAGGAAGTCAAGGAGCTCGACGACGTCGCTGACCTGCGCGTCATCGAGGTCATCGAGCGGGAAAAGCGTTCGTTCAACGTGGGCGGCAAGGAATTCACGGCCGGCCAGCTGGTGGAGCAGCTCGGATTCACCAACCAGAAGCAGTGGACACCCGTGCGCGACCTCTCCGGCGGTGAGCGGCGACGCCTGCAGCTCCTCCGGCTGTTGGTGGGTGAACCCAACGTGCTGATGCTCGATGAGCCCACCAACGACCTCGACACCGATACCCTCGCCGCCGTGGAGGACGTCCTGGACGGCTGGCCGGGCACCTTGGTGGTGGTCAGCCACGACCGCTACCTGCTGGAGCGCGTCACCGACCACCAGATGGCCCTGCTCGGCGACGGAAGGCTCCGCGGCCTTCCCGGCGGCGTGGACCAGTACCTCGAACTGCGTGAAGCGGCATTGGCCGGTTCAACCGTCACGGGCGGCGGAAACCCCGTCACCAGTGCAGCCCAGGCCGCGGCAGCAGCGACTGGCACGGGCCCCTCCGAGGCGGAAAAGCGGGAGGCCCGCAAAGCCCTCAACCGGATCGAACGGCAGCTCAAGAAGCTCGACCAAGACGAAAAGAAGCTTCACGACCTGATGCTGAAGACCACCGAAGCCGGCGACTTCGACAAGCTCGCCGACCAGAACAAGCAGCTCAAGGACCTCACGGACGAAAAAGACGCCCTGGAACTCGAGTGGCTGGAGTCCTCCGAGCTCCTGGGGGACTAGGTCACCTTGGGTGCCGGAGACGGCCCTGCGCCGCGAAGGTGACCAGCGCCTAGAACTCTGACTGCAGCTCCGGGTCCTTTTTCAGGCCGGTGAGGCCGTTCCAGGCGAGGTTGACCAGGTGGGCGGCCACGGTGTGCTTGTCCGGCTGGCGGCTGTCCTGCCACCACTGGCCGGTCATGGCCACCATGCCCACGAGCATCTGGGCGTACATGGCGCCGTCCTCGCCGCTGAGGCCGCGGCGGGAAAACTCGTCGGAGAGGATGTGCTCCACGCGGGCAGTGACGTGGGAGAGCAGGGTGGAGAACGCGCCCTCGGGCTGCGACGGGGGAGCGTCGCGCATCAGGATACGGAAACCCTCCGTGCGCTCCTCGATATAGGTGAGCAGGGCCAGGGCGGCCCGTTCGACGAGGACGCGCGGTTTGGCCTGCTCGGTCAGGGCGGCGTTGACGGCGTCCAGCAGGATGTGGAATTCGCAGTCCACCACTTCGGTGTACAGCCCTTCCTTGGAACCGAAGTGTTCGTAGATGACCGGTTTGGACACTCCCGCGCAGGCGGCGATTTCCTCAATGGTGGTTCCATCCAGCCCCCGGGCGGCGAAAAGGCCGCGGCCGACGTCGATCAGCTGGCTTCGGCGCTGCAGGCCAGTCATCCGCATCCGCGGAAGGTTGTTGCTCACCTTCCCATCATGCCCCACCGCCGGCGGCGGGATTCAGCCGGACGGGCGGCGGCCGAACGCCCCGTGTCGCGCAGGGCCCTGAACCCGTGGCAAAATAGGGACTTGTGCCCGGGGCTTGAGACTTCCGGCACGGTCCGCTCTGGTGTAACGGCAGCACCCCGGCCTTTGGAGCCGTGGAGTATAGGTTCGAATCCTATGGGCGGAACTGCTGCGCCGGGCGCGATCATGAGGATGGCACCCGGTGCCCGGCGGCTTGGCCCGCCGGGTTCCGCCAAGCGCCAGCACAACGAAGCAAGGAGAACCCGTACGTGATCCCCGAGAATGCCGGCCCGGCCGCTGTAATTGTTCTGGCAGCAGGCGCCGGTACCCGGATGAAATCGCGTACCCCCAAAATCCTGCATGAAATCGGCGGCCTGTCCATGGTGGGCCACGCCCTCCGCGCCGCCCGCAGCATCGCCCCCCAGCGCCTTGCCATCGTGGTGCGCCATGAACGCGACCTGGTGGAAGCGCACGTGGCGGCGCTGGATCCGCAGGCAGTGATCGTGGACCAGGATGATGTCCCGGGCACGGGCCGGGCCGTTGAAGCCGCGCTTGAGGCGCTGCACGCTGACCAGGACCTCACCGGCACCGTCGTGGTGACCTATGGCGACGTGCCGCTGTTGTCCGGTGGGCTGCTGACGGAACTCGTTGCCACCCATGAGCGCGAAGGCAACGCCGTTACGGTCCTCACGGCGGTCCTGGATGACGCCGCCGGCTACGGCCGCATCCTCCGCGGAGAGGACGGCTCCGTCACCGGCATCCGCGAACACAAGGATGCCTCCGAGGCCGAACGGCTGATCCGTGAGGTCAATTCCGGGATCTACGCCTTCGACGCCGCCGTGCTCCGTGACGCGCTGGCCAAGGTGACCACGGACAACGCCCAGGGCGAGAAGTACCTCACCGACGTGCTGGGACTGGCACGCGAGGCAGGCGGCCGCGTGGCAGCCGTCGTCACCGCCGACCGCTGGCAGGTGGAGGGCGCCAATGACCGCGTCCAGCTGGCCGCCCTCGGTGCAGAGCTGAACCGCCGCACCGTGGAAGCGTGGATGCGTGCCGGCGTGACCGTGGTGGACCCTGCCACCACGTGGATCGATTCGTCGGTCACCCTGGACCAGGACGTCCGGCTCCTGCCCAACACCCAGCTTCACGGCACCACGACGGTGGCCAGGGACGCCGTCGTCGGCCCCGACACCACCCTGACCGACGTCGAAGTCGGCGAGGGCGCCACGGTGGTCCGCACCCACGGCTCCGGCTCGGTGATCGGCCCGCGCGCCGCCGTCGGCCCCTTCACTTACCTTCGCCCCGGCACCGTGCTTGGTGAAAAGGGAAAGATCGGCGCCTTTTACGAAACCAAGAACGTCACCATTGGCCGCGGCTCCAAGCTGTCCCACCTGGGATACGCCGGGGACGCGGAAATCGGCGAGGACACCAACATCGGCTGCGGCAACATCACGGCCAATTACGACGGCGAGAAGAAGCACCGCACGGTGATCGGCTCAGGTGTCCGCACCGGCTCCAACACGGTCTTTGTTGCCC comes from Pseudarthrobacter sp. NIBRBAC000502770 and encodes:
- a CDS encoding ABC-F family ATP-binding cassette domain-containing protein: MAHLLGGENLTVSYATRTVLDGITLGLEEGDRIGMVGRNGDGKSTLMRLLALRSTPDSGRVTKRGDVNVGYLDQSDVLDGDLTVGAAIVGDQADYEWARNPQIREIMGGLVSDVDWHANVHALSGGQKRRVALAKLLIEDHDVIMLDEPTNHLDVEGVAWLARHLKTRWRPNQGAFLVVTHDRWFLDEVCTKTWEVHDGIVDPFEGGYAAYVLARAERDRMASVVEGKRQQLVKKELAWLRRGAPARTAKPKFRIEAANALIADVPAPRDSMALSKMATARQGKDVLDLENVSLNFQGDEGRKLFDNITLRLAPGERLGLVGVNGAGKTTLLKLLNGEITPDAGRLKRGKTVVTAVLTQEVKELDDVADLRVIEVIEREKRSFNVGGKEFTAGQLVEQLGFTNQKQWTPVRDLSGGERRRLQLLRLLVGEPNVLMLDEPTNDLDTDTLAAVEDVLDGWPGTLVVVSHDRYLLERVTDHQMALLGDGRLRGLPGGVDQYLELREAALAGSTVTGGGNPVTSAAQAAAAATGTGPSEAEKREARKALNRIERQLKKLDQDEKKLHDLMLKTTEAGDFDKLADQNKQLKDLTDEKDALELEWLESSELLGD
- the glmU gene encoding bifunctional UDP-N-acetylglucosamine diphosphorylase/glucosamine-1-phosphate N-acetyltransferase GlmU is translated as MIPENAGPAAVIVLAAGAGTRMKSRTPKILHEIGGLSMVGHALRAARSIAPQRLAIVVRHERDLVEAHVAALDPQAVIVDQDDVPGTGRAVEAALEALHADQDLTGTVVVTYGDVPLLSGGLLTELVATHEREGNAVTVLTAVLDDAAGYGRILRGEDGSVTGIREHKDASEAERLIREVNSGIYAFDAAVLRDALAKVTTDNAQGEKYLTDVLGLAREAGGRVAAVVTADRWQVEGANDRVQLAALGAELNRRTVEAWMRAGVTVVDPATTWIDSSVTLDQDVRLLPNTQLHGTTTVARDAVVGPDTTLTDVEVGEGATVVRTHGSGSVIGPRAAVGPFTYLRPGTVLGEKGKIGAFYETKNVTIGRGSKLSHLGYAGDAEIGEDTNIGCGNITANYDGEKKHRTVIGSGVRTGSNTVFVAPVTVGDGAYSGAGAVIRKDVPAGALALSIAAQRNTEGWVPAHRPGTRSAELAQAATHDSSSTPASTEEGK
- a CDS encoding TetR/AcrR family transcriptional regulator, translated to MSNNLPRMRMTGLQRRSQLIDVGRGLFAARGLDGTTIEEIAACAGVSKPVIYEHFGSKEGLYTEVVDCEFHILLDAVNAALTEQAKPRVLVERAALALLTYIEERTEGFRILMRDAPPSQPEGAFSTLLSHVTARVEHILSDEFSRRGLSGEDGAMYAQMLVGMVAMTGQWWQDSRQPDKHTVAAHLVNLAWNGLTGLKKDPELQSEF